In one Sphingomonas hankookensis genomic region, the following are encoded:
- a CDS encoding protein-glutamate methylesterase/protein-glutamine glutaminase, with translation MSVRTLIVDDSMAMQAIIRRRLLADPAIEVVGTAASADEARAQIKALDPDVVTLDVEMPGMSGLDFLERLMRLRPTPVVMLSTLTAQGAEASLTALERGAFDCFDKTRLMAGTDPACTSELTELVRAAASSRPAARPAAVRTAPPVQERASYTPRPGAMIAIGASTGGVEALIELLSGFPANCPPTVIVQHMPATFTPSFAARLNRLCAPTVEEARAGAPLAVGKVYLAPGGERHMEIGGSGDRRHCRLVEGDKVNGHRPSVDRLFHSVARLAGRDATAAILTGMGCDGAEGMKAMRGCGSMTFGQDKATSVVYGMPAIAHQIGAVAEQLPLRRIAARLLAECAA, from the coding sequence ATGAGCGTCCGCACCCTCATCGTCGATGATTCGATGGCGATGCAGGCGATCATCCGGCGTCGGCTGCTGGCCGATCCGGCGATCGAGGTCGTCGGCACCGCCGCCAGCGCCGACGAGGCGCGCGCCCAGATCAAGGCGCTCGACCCCGATGTCGTGACGCTGGACGTCGAGATGCCGGGCATGAGCGGGCTCGACTTCCTCGAACGGCTAATGCGCCTGCGCCCGACGCCGGTGGTGATGCTGTCGACCTTGACCGCGCAAGGGGCGGAGGCCAGCCTGACCGCGCTGGAACGCGGCGCGTTCGACTGTTTCGACAAGACGCGGCTGATGGCCGGAACCGATCCGGCGTGCACGTCGGAGCTGACCGAACTGGTCCGCGCGGCGGCATCGTCGCGGCCGGCGGCGCGTCCTGCCGCGGTCCGCACCGCGCCGCCGGTGCAGGAACGCGCGAGCTACACGCCGCGACCCGGTGCGATGATCGCGATCGGTGCGTCGACCGGCGGCGTCGAGGCATTGATCGAACTGCTGTCGGGCTTTCCGGCGAACTGCCCGCCGACTGTCATCGTCCAGCACATGCCGGCGACCTTCACCCCCAGCTTCGCCGCACGGCTCAACCGCCTGTGCGCGCCGACCGTCGAGGAAGCCCGCGCCGGCGCGCCGCTGGCGGTGGGCAAGGTCTATCTGGCGCCGGGCGGTGAACGGCACATGGAGATCGGCGGGTCGGGCGACCGGCGCCATTGCCGGCTGGTCGAGGGTGACAAGGTCAACGGTCATCGCCCGTCGGTCGACCGGCTGTTCCATTCGGTCGCGCGGCTCGCCGGCCGCGATGCGACCGCCGCGATCCTGACCGGCATGGGCTGCGACGGCGCGGAGGGGATGAAGGCGATGCGTGGCTGCGGGTCGATGACCTTCGGCCAGGACAAGGCGACGAGCGTCGTCTATGGCATGCCCGCGATCGCGCACCAGATCGGTGCGGTCGCCGAGCAGCTGCCGCTGCGCCGGATCGCCGCGCGCCTGCTTGCGGAATGTGCCGCATGA
- a CDS encoding CheR family methyltransferase: MTRAAALADSRAREFEFQASDHRAIAALVYDEVGILLPDGKAQLVYGRIAPRVRACGLTSFADYVAHIGRDAEERGRAIDALTTNHTSFFRENHHFEDFVERIWPPLADRLAKGGRVRLWSAACSSGEEPYSWLMAMFGNDRAAAQRLLKTDLRMLATDVSPSVLNTARAGRYSKDTMRTVPASLRSVWTGGDGDQLVVDPVLRDAIAFRPLNLLGDWPMKGRFDTIFCRNVMIYFDEPTKERLLARLGERLEVGGMLYIGHSERLIGAVQDKFRCIGRTAYQKIAA, translated from the coding sequence ATGACCCGGGCCGCCGCCCTTGCCGACAGCCGCGCGCGGGAATTCGAATTCCAGGCGAGCGACCACCGTGCCATCGCGGCACTGGTGTATGACGAGGTCGGCATCCTGCTGCCCGACGGCAAGGCGCAGCTGGTCTATGGCCGTATCGCGCCGCGCGTCCGCGCGTGCGGGCTGACGAGCTTTGCCGACTATGTCGCGCATATCGGGCGCGATGCCGAAGAGCGCGGCCGGGCGATCGACGCACTGACGACGAACCACACCAGCTTCTTTCGCGAAAACCATCATTTCGAGGATTTCGTGGAGCGGATCTGGCCGCCGCTCGCCGACCGCCTGGCCAAGGGCGGCCGGGTCCGGCTGTGGTCGGCGGCGTGTTCGAGCGGGGAAGAGCCCTATTCGTGGCTGATGGCGATGTTCGGCAACGACCGCGCCGCCGCCCAACGACTTCTGAAGACCGATCTGCGCATGCTGGCGACCGACGTGTCGCCCAGCGTGCTCAACACCGCACGCGCGGGTCGCTATTCGAAGGATACGATGCGGACCGTACCCGCGTCGCTGCGTTCCGTGTGGACCGGGGGGGACGGCGACCAGCTGGTCGTCGATCCGGTCCTTCGCGACGCGATCGCGTTTCGCCCGCTCAACCTGCTCGGCGACTGGCCGATGAAGGGGCGGTTCGACACGATCTTCTGTCGCAATGTCATGATCTATTTCGACGAGCCGACCAAGGAACGCCTGCTGGCGCGGCTCGGCGAGCGGTTGGAGGTTGGGGGGATGCTCTATATCGGTCATTCGGAGCGGTTGATCGGCGCGGTACAGGACAAGTTCCGCTGCATCGGCCGCACCGCCTATCAGAAGATCGCCGCATGA
- a CDS encoding chemotaxis protein CheA encodes MDLDAIQQIFFQECEEGLAAMESNFAALRDGDRDSETINGVFRCVHSIKGGAGAFGHERLQAYTHQYETLLDLIRNGTLELTPALLDVVVGAFDMLADHVAAARDGDTPPADAAMLERLEAAAGGGAAPKAAAPVAEAVPAVEISDDFDDLMSMLGDVAQSEDGADAANGWRLRYTPGPKGFEHGAEPLLLLRELTMLGGKVTACDRSALPPLDTMDTECAYLAWDVALPASVAEDDIRAVFEFGDPTAIALTRGDAEPAMAEDSVDALFDLLDSVESAPTPAPVAVVEEVVVAAPPPPAPAPAPAPAPVPVAEEPVEAKAAARAAPPSAPAAPAAQTIRVDLDKLDRLVNLVGELVITQAMLAQRLAENQMGGISELSDLEHLTRELQESTMAIRAQPMKTVFSRVPRIVRELEGETGKRVRLEVDGEMTEVDKTVVERIGEPLTHLIRNAVDHGLEMPDVRVAAGKPAEGVVRLSAAHQSGRIVITVADDGQGINRARVKGKAIEKGIILPDAVLSDEEIDNLIFAPGFSTAAAITNVSGRGVGMDVVRKNIQALGGRIGIQSREGFGSSFSLSLPLTLAVLDGMIVTVGAQTFVIPLGHIVESLRPDETTLSRLGPDGTVLDVRGSYVPVLRIADYLGIEGAERNPTDAVLIVVEGDHGQAALLVDTIQDQRQVVVKSLEANYQAIDGVAGATILGDGRVALIADVDALTTRGRFANRPSAALAA; translated from the coding sequence ATGGACCTCGACGCAATCCAGCAAATCTTCTTCCAGGAGTGCGAGGAAGGCCTCGCCGCGATGGAGAGCAACTTCGCGGCGCTGCGCGACGGCGACCGCGATTCGGAGACGATCAACGGCGTCTTCCGCTGCGTCCATTCGATCAAGGGCGGGGCGGGGGCGTTCGGTCACGAGCGGTTGCAGGCCTATACCCACCAGTATGAAACGCTGCTCGACCTGATCCGGAACGGCACGCTGGAATTGACGCCCGCGCTGCTCGACGTGGTGGTCGGCGCGTTCGACATGCTGGCCGACCATGTCGCGGCGGCGCGCGACGGCGACACGCCGCCGGCCGACGCGGCGATGCTCGAACGGCTGGAAGCGGCGGCGGGCGGCGGCGCCGCCCCCAAGGCGGCCGCACCCGTTGCCGAAGCGGTCCCGGCGGTCGAGATTTCCGACGATTTCGACGACCTGATGTCGATGCTGGGCGATGTCGCCCAGTCGGAGGACGGGGCGGATGCGGCCAATGGCTGGCGCCTGCGCTACACGCCGGGGCCCAAGGGGTTCGAACATGGCGCCGAACCGCTGCTGCTGCTGCGCGAACTGACGATGCTGGGCGGAAAGGTCACCGCCTGCGACCGTTCCGCGCTGCCCCCGCTCGACACGATGGATACCGAATGCGCCTATCTGGCGTGGGACGTGGCGCTGCCCGCCAGCGTCGCCGAGGACGATATCCGCGCGGTGTTCGAATTCGGCGATCCGACCGCGATCGCGCTGACCCGCGGCGATGCCGAACCGGCGATGGCCGAGGACAGCGTCGATGCGCTGTTCGACCTGCTCGATTCGGTTGAATCGGCACCCACGCCGGCACCGGTCGCGGTGGTCGAGGAAGTGGTGGTCGCCGCACCGCCGCCGCCCGCACCTGCGCCGGCTCCCGCACCGGCCCCTGTGCCGGTGGCGGAGGAGCCGGTCGAGGCGAAGGCCGCGGCACGCGCCGCCCCGCCGTCCGCACCCGCCGCGCCGGCGGCACAGACGATCCGCGTCGATCTCGACAAGCTCGACCGGCTGGTCAACCTGGTCGGCGAGCTGGTGATTACCCAGGCGATGCTGGCGCAGCGTCTGGCGGAAAACCAGATGGGCGGCATTTCGGAGCTGAGCGACCTCGAGCACCTGACGCGCGAGTTGCAGGAGTCGACGATGGCGATCCGTGCGCAGCCGATGAAGACGGTGTTCAGCCGCGTCCCGCGTATCGTCCGCGAACTGGAGGGCGAGACCGGCAAGCGCGTCCGCCTGGAGGTCGATGGCGAGATGACCGAGGTCGACAAGACCGTGGTCGAGCGGATCGGCGAGCCGCTGACCCACCTGATCCGTAACGCGGTCGACCATGGCCTCGAAATGCCCGACGTCCGCGTCGCGGCGGGCAAGCCGGCCGAAGGGGTCGTGCGCCTGTCGGCCGCGCATCAGTCGGGCCGCATCGTCATCACCGTCGCCGATGACGGGCAGGGGATCAACCGGGCGCGGGTCAAGGGCAAGGCGATCGAGAAGGGCATCATCCTGCCCGACGCGGTGTTGAGCGACGAAGAGATCGATAACCTGATCTTCGCGCCCGGTTTCTCGACCGCGGCGGCGATCACCAACGTGTCGGGGCGCGGCGTCGGCATGGACGTGGTGCGCAAGAACATCCAGGCGCTGGGCGGCCGCATCGGCATCCAGTCGCGCGAAGGCTTCGGGTCGAGCTTCTCGCTCAGCCTGCCGCTGACGCTGGCGGTGCTCGACGGCATGATCGTGACGGTGGGGGCGCAGACTTTCGTCATTCCGCTCGGCCATATTGTCGAAAGCCTGCGGCCCGACGAAACGACTCTCAGCCGGCTGGGGCCGGACGGGACGGTGCTCGACGTGCGCGGCTCCTATGTGCCCGTACTGCGCATCGCCGACTATCTCGGCATCGAGGGCGCGGAGCGCAATCCGACCGACGCCGTGCTGATCGTGGTCGAGGGCGACCATGGCCAGGCCGCGCTGCTGGTCGACACGATCCAGGATCAGCGGCAGGTCGTCGTGAAGAGCCTGGAAGCCAATTATCAGGCGATCGACGGCGTGGCCGGGGCGACGATCCTGGGCGACGGGCGCGTCGCGCTGATCGCCGATGTCGATGCGCTTACCACGCGCGGCCGTTTCGCCAACCGTCCGTCGGCGGCGCTGGCCGCATGA
- a CDS encoding STAS domain-containing protein — MTIALPAVLDTPAAAPLRQTLRDAVGTGQPIQIDASAVERIGQACLQVLAAAEAAAEEAGQDFRIVGASPVFADMATLAALDTLIAA; from the coding sequence ATGACCATCGCCCTTCCAGCCGTGCTCGACACCCCCGCCGCCGCCCCGCTGCGCCAGACGCTGCGCGACGCGGTCGGCACCGGCCAGCCGATCCAGATCGACGCATCGGCCGTGGAGCGGATCGGGCAGGCCTGTCTGCAGGTCCTCGCCGCCGCCGAGGCCGCGGCCGAGGAAGCCGGCCAGGATTTCCGCATCGTCGGCGCGAGCCCGGTGTTCGCCGACATGGCGACGCTGGCGGCCCTCGACACCCTCATCGCCGCCTGA
- a CDS encoding methyl-accepting chemotaxis protein produces MGSVYALLAAVPVATTAAALSDMAPTPLLLGLAGAALVLTVVMSVVFRSAVCDPYVDSVVRMEGIAAGDLTSPIEHTDYRDCIGRMARAMEVFRANGQVVKDATLAQQLLVTQLGEGLSRLAASDVSYRIHDTFPADYERLRIDFNAAMDAVSEVLAAVRQATDGINNGANDIRQASDDLSQRTEQQAASLEQTAAAMDQITGTVRETAAGATRAHTVVSETRDEAEQSGDVVRRAVDAMNGIERASAEIGDIITVIDGIAFQTNLLALNAGVEAARAGDAGKGFAVVASEVRALAQRSADAAKDVKAKINASSEQVATGVELVSETGKALQRIIGRIGEISTLVGTIATSADQQATGLQQVNTAVNEMDGVTQQNAAMVEQATAAARSLAEEAQELARQVDRFTLAAHGRAASMAASVRSAPTQSAVHRLQARVAQVSREMTAPPPRRKVAAAGGGAAVATVVSDDDWTEF; encoded by the coding sequence ATGGGCAGCGTCTACGCGCTGCTGGCGGCCGTGCCGGTCGCGACGACAGCGGCCGCACTGTCCGATATGGCGCCGACGCCCCTCCTGCTCGGACTGGCGGGTGCGGCGCTCGTTCTGACCGTCGTGATGTCGGTGGTGTTCCGTAGCGCGGTCTGCGATCCCTATGTCGATTCGGTTGTTCGGATGGAAGGGATTGCCGCGGGCGACCTGACCAGCCCGATCGAACATACCGACTATCGCGACTGCATCGGCCGGATGGCGCGTGCGATGGAAGTGTTCCGCGCCAATGGCCAGGTCGTGAAGGATGCGACGCTCGCCCAGCAACTGCTCGTCACGCAGCTGGGTGAGGGGCTGTCGCGGCTGGCGGCCAGCGATGTCAGCTATCGCATCCACGATACTTTCCCCGCCGACTACGAACGCCTGCGCATCGATTTCAACGCGGCGATGGACGCGGTGTCGGAAGTGCTGGCGGCGGTGCGCCAGGCGACCGACGGCATCAACAACGGCGCCAACGACATTCGCCAGGCATCGGACGACCTGTCGCAGCGGACCGAGCAGCAGGCCGCGAGCCTGGAGCAGACCGCCGCGGCGATGGACCAGATCACCGGTACGGTGCGCGAGACGGCCGCCGGGGCGACCCGCGCCCATACCGTCGTCAGCGAGACCCGCGACGAGGCCGAACAATCGGGCGACGTCGTGCGCCGCGCGGTCGATGCGATGAACGGCATCGAACGCGCCTCGGCCGAGATCGGCGACATCATCACCGTCATCGACGGCATCGCATTCCAGACCAACCTGCTGGCGCTGAACGCCGGTGTCGAAGCGGCCCGCGCGGGCGATGCTGGCAAGGGCTTTGCCGTCGTCGCGTCCGAAGTGCGTGCACTGGCCCAGCGTTCGGCGGATGCCGCCAAGGACGTGAAGGCGAAGATCAACGCATCGTCCGAACAGGTCGCGACCGGCGTCGAGCTGGTGAGCGAGACCGGCAAGGCATTGCAACGCATCATCGGTCGCATCGGCGAGATCAGCACGCTGGTCGGCACCATCGCGACCTCCGCCGATCAGCAGGCCACCGGCCTTCAGCAGGTGAACACGGCGGTCAATGAAATGGACGGCGTGACGCAGCAGAACGCAGCGATGGTCGAACAGGCCACCGCCGCCGCCCGCAGCCTCGCCGAAGAGGCGCAGGAACTGGCGCGTCAGGTCGACCGCTTCACGCTGGCCGCCCATGGCCGTGCGGCGTCGATGGCGGCTTCGGTCCGGTCTGCACCGACCCAGAGCGCCGTCCACCGCCTCCAGGCACGCGTGGCGCAGGTCAGCCGCGAAATGACCGCTCCGCCGCCCCGTCGCAAGGTCGCCGCGGCCGGCGGTGGCGCCGCCGTCGCGACCGTCGTCAGCGATGACGACTGGACCGAATTCTGA
- a CDS encoding TonB-dependent receptor yields the protein MRGHLLGNLARSASGIAIAALLITPGIAAAQTDDTAANAQPGATEGATGSTVQQTGQHPAQEGDEIVVTGIRASLNRAIDIKRNSAGVVDAISAEDIGKFPDTNLAESLQRITGVSINRVNGEGSQVSVRGFSGGFNLVTLNGRQLPASNVDTSGAGDFARGTGRSFDFQNLASEGVSALEVYKTGRASIPSGGIGAAINVVTRKPLESREDGVTGSFGAKALHDVSTMQGEGARVLPEVSGLMSWRNDARTFGLSVFGSYQRRDSTSAQSAPNYFTVVPTADVLNPAGPYVNGQTQIENRPTTPFTLIPNDSRYQFSENKRERINGQAVLQFAPTEGLTFTADALFAQNRLEEQRSEQTNWFNRPFGRIVFNGNDVIATPDFISESINGVKDQGFEQQFRATKTQLQSYGLNGKWQMTDTLSLNLDGYHAVSRSTPDAPNGTSATLVSLGAPVIDSQAIDYSSGFPRVTQTINDRINGNGNGVLDIGDLGTQIARTNAATQRQRINGGRADLGWDLGGGSRFDFGGTYTDSVMTSARVQTQQQLGDWGITDPGIVQRLASNVVKTFCLDCKFDRFNTADVKRTAFRGNAVVLNDIFSNFYAANPINTTANDYDRVGETVWGVYGQITWKGEIASRTANLLFGTRYEETKVRSTALQATPSAIKWDADNDFSSVISNSVSTVSQRGNYQNLLPAIDFNIEVFDNFVARASASRTLARPDYGNLFASTTAGAPTRPTALGGRPTGNSGNAGLLPLVSDNFDLSVEWYYKPSSYVSVGFFDKRVRNFIGTGVFNRTLFDLRDPSSGAAGTRSGIAADRLRALAADLSDVNLFTYTALLQQNGGNTAQADATFQANRNAGGALNQGFVDSILQAVDIYGNTQDPLYNFAVSQPVNNRDGHIYGFELAGQHFFGNTGFGVQASYTKVYGDVNADIAADPSVNVFALTGLGDSANGSIIYDKSGLSARVTYNWRDKFLAATNQGDSRNPLFVAPFGTLDFNISYDLNDRMALSIEGVNLTSEPLVQYGRDRNALVFAQELKPRFLLGARYRF from the coding sequence ATGAGAGGCCATCTTCTCGGCAATCTGGCGCGCAGCGCTTCGGGCATCGCGATCGCCGCGCTGCTCATCACGCCCGGCATCGCCGCCGCGCAGACCGACGATACCGCCGCCAATGCCCAGCCGGGTGCCACCGAAGGCGCCACCGGCAGCACCGTCCAGCAGACCGGACAGCACCCGGCGCAGGAAGGTGACGAAATCGTCGTCACCGGCATCCGCGCCTCGCTCAACCGCGCCATCGATATCAAGCGCAACTCGGCCGGCGTCGTCGACGCGATCAGCGCAGAGGATATCGGCAAGTTCCCCGACACCAACCTCGCCGAGTCGCTGCAGCGCATCACCGGCGTGTCGATCAATCGCGTGAACGGCGAAGGATCGCAGGTTTCGGTCCGCGGCTTCTCCGGCGGCTTCAACCTCGTCACGCTGAACGGACGCCAGTTGCCCGCGTCCAACGTCGACACCAGCGGTGCGGGCGATTTCGCCCGCGGCACCGGCCGCTCGTTCGACTTCCAGAACCTGGCCTCGGAAGGCGTATCGGCGCTGGAGGTGTACAAGACCGGCCGCGCGTCGATCCCTTCGGGTGGTATCGGCGCGGCGATCAACGTCGTCACCCGCAAGCCGCTGGAATCGCGCGAGGACGGCGTGACCGGATCGTTCGGCGCAAAGGCGCTGCACGACGTGAGCACGATGCAGGGCGAAGGCGCCCGCGTCCTTCCCGAAGTGTCGGGCCTGATGAGCTGGCGCAACGACGCCCGCACCTTCGGCCTGTCCGTGTTCGGCAGCTATCAGCGCCGCGACAGCACCTCGGCCCAGAGCGCACCCAATTATTTCACCGTGGTCCCGACCGCCGATGTGCTCAATCCCGCTGGCCCGTATGTCAACGGCCAGACCCAGATCGAGAACCGGCCGACCACGCCGTTCACGCTGATCCCCAACGACAGCCGCTACCAGTTCTCCGAAAACAAGCGCGAGCGTATCAACGGCCAGGCCGTGTTGCAGTTCGCGCCGACCGAAGGGCTGACCTTCACCGCCGACGCGCTGTTCGCGCAGAACCGGCTGGAGGAGCAGCGCAGCGAGCAGACCAACTGGTTCAACCGCCCGTTCGGCCGCATCGTCTTCAACGGCAACGACGTGATCGCCACGCCCGATTTCATCTCGGAATCGATCAACGGCGTGAAGGACCAGGGCTTCGAACAGCAGTTCCGCGCCACCAAGACGCAGCTTCAGTCCTATGGCCTGAACGGCAAGTGGCAGATGACCGACACGCTGTCGCTGAACCTCGATGGCTATCACGCCGTCTCGCGTTCCACCCCCGATGCGCCCAACGGCACCTCGGCCACATTGGTGTCGCTCGGCGCACCGGTGATCGACAGCCAGGCGATCGACTATAGCAGCGGCTTCCCCCGCGTGACGCAGACGATCAACGACCGCATCAACGGCAACGGCAACGGCGTGCTCGACATCGGCGATCTCGGCACGCAGATCGCCCGCACCAACGCCGCGACGCAGCGGCAGCGGATCAACGGCGGTCGCGCCGATCTCGGCTGGGATCTGGGCGGCGGCAGCCGCTTCGATTTCGGCGGTACGTACACCGATTCGGTCATGACCAGCGCGCGGGTGCAGACGCAGCAGCAGCTGGGCGACTGGGGCATCACCGATCCGGGCATCGTGCAGCGCCTCGCGTCGAACGTGGTCAAGACCTTCTGCCTCGACTGCAAGTTCGACCGCTTCAACACCGCCGACGTCAAGCGCACCGCCTTCCGCGGCAACGCCGTCGTGCTGAACGACATCTTCTCGAACTTCTACGCCGCCAACCCGATCAACACGACCGCCAATGATTACGACCGCGTCGGCGAAACCGTGTGGGGCGTGTACGGCCAGATCACGTGGAAGGGCGAGATTGCCAGCCGCACCGCCAACCTGCTGTTCGGCACGCGCTACGAAGAGACGAAGGTCCGCTCGACCGCGTTGCAGGCAACCCCGTCGGCGATCAAATGGGATGCCGACAACGACTTCTCGTCGGTGATCTCCAACTCGGTGTCGACCGTGTCGCAGCGGGGCAATTACCAGAATTTGCTGCCCGCGATCGACTTCAACATCGAGGTGTTCGACAATTTCGTCGCCCGCGCCTCGGCCAGCCGCACGCTCGCCCGGCCGGATTACGGCAACCTGTTCGCGTCGACCACCGCTGGTGCGCCGACCCGTCCAACGGCACTGGGTGGCCGTCCGACCGGCAACTCGGGCAATGCCGGGCTGCTGCCGCTGGTTTCCGACAATTTCGACCTGTCGGTGGAATGGTATTACAAGCCGTCGAGCTATGTCTCGGTCGGCTTCTTCGACAAGCGGGTGCGCAACTTCATCGGCACGGGCGTGTTCAACCGCACCCTGTTCGACCTGCGCGATCCGTCGTCGGGCGCCGCCGGCACCCGTTCGGGCATTGCCGCCGACCGGCTGCGCGCGCTCGCCGCCGACCTCAGCGACGTCAACCTGTTCACCTATACCGCGCTGCTCCAGCAAAATGGCGGCAACACGGCGCAGGCGGATGCGACGTTCCAGGCGAACCGCAACGCCGGCGGTGCGCTGAACCAGGGGTTCGTCGACTCGATCCTGCAGGCGGTCGACATTTACGGCAACACGCAGGACCCGCTCTACAATTTCGCGGTGTCGCAGCCGGTCAACAACCGCGACGGCCATATCTATGGCTTCGAGCTGGCCGGACAGCATTTCTTCGGCAATACCGGCTTCGGCGTGCAGGCGTCGTATACCAAGGTGTATGGCGACGTGAATGCCGACATCGCCGCCGACCCCAGCGTCAACGTGTTCGCGCTGACCGGTCTGGGCGACAGCGCCAACGGGTCGATCATCTACGACAAGAGCGGCCTGTCGGCGCGCGTGACGTACAACTGGCGCGACAAGTTCCTCGCCGCGACCAATCAGGGCGACAGCCGCAACCCGCTGTTCGTCGCGCCGTTCGGTACGCTCGACTTCAACATCAGCTACGACCTGAACGACCGCATGGCGCTGTCGATCGAGGGCGTGAACCTGACCAGCGAGCCGCTGGTGCAATATGGGCGCGATCGCAACGCGCTGGTGTTCGCACAGGAACTGAAGCCGCGCTTCCTGCTGGGCGCGCGCTACCGGTTCTGA
- a CDS encoding SapC family protein encodes MPPVPLNNVDHHDLTVLVAHGQAHGDAVNQALLFPNEFEAAQRDYPILFRRDDRGGIYAVALLGLDPDDNLFLGSDGGWHASYVPAVRQRGPFLRDRESGAVTLDLDDPRVSRGGDGNPLYLPQGGTAPYLAHVETVLDVIHEGQQINAPLFAAWQAADLLRPTTIELDLGDGQSCAITDILVVADDALDALTAEQVATLHASGALRAAFMASASLDNIPRLIDRRHQRHGN; translated from the coding sequence ATGCCCCCCGTGCCCCTTAACAACGTCGATCATCACGACTTGACCGTCCTCGTCGCGCACGGCCAGGCGCATGGCGATGCGGTCAATCAGGCGCTGCTGTTCCCGAATGAATTCGAAGCGGCACAGCGCGATTATCCGATCCTGTTCCGCCGCGACGATCGCGGCGGCATCTATGCCGTGGCGCTGCTCGGCCTCGATCCCGACGACAATCTGTTCCTAGGCAGCGATGGCGGCTGGCACGCCAGCTACGTCCCCGCCGTCCGCCAGCGCGGGCCGTTCCTGCGCGACCGGGAAAGCGGCGCGGTGACGCTCGATCTCGACGATCCGCGCGTTTCGCGCGGCGGCGACGGCAATCCGCTCTATCTGCCGCAGGGCGGCACCGCCCCCTATCTCGCCCATGTCGAAACCGTGCTCGACGTGATCCACGAAGGGCAGCAGATCAATGCCCCGTTGTTCGCGGCATGGCAGGCGGCGGATCTGTTGCGCCCCACCACCATCGAACTCGATCTCGGCGACGGGCAGAGCTGTGCCATCACCGACATCCTCGTCGTCGCCGACGATGCGCTCGACGCGCTGACCGCCGAACAGGTCGCCACCCTCCACGCCAGCGGCGCGCTGCGCGCGGCGTTCATGGCCAGCGCCTCGCTCGACAATATTCCCCGGCTGATCGACCGGCGGCACCAGCGCCACGGCAACTGA
- a CDS encoding cupin-like domain-containing protein has protein sequence MVRAVRSIDTARPGNLSLPELLEANEPVVLRGIASHWPLVAAGRAGPAATIAYLKQFDGGRPIVGYTGDPAIGGRFFYRDDGSGLNFDAARVGLSDYLDRIAAHLDDAEPPAFYIGSTDLDTYLPGLRRDNDLAVPPPPPGHAAPLASIWIGNRTIAATHYDLSNNLAVCLVGQRRFTLFPPDQVANLYPGPLEPTPGGQVVSMVDLRTPDLDRYPRFAKALANAQVAELEPGDVLFYPALWWHNVEALGRFNVMINYWWNDAPAFADSPMTTLLHAMLSLRERPAAERAAWAAMFDHYIWSGGDDARDHLPPEMQGDLAPLDPTAARRLRAKLLQRLNR, from the coding sequence ATGGTGCGCGCTGTCCGCAGCATCGATACCGCGCGCCCGGGCAACCTGTCGCTGCCGGAGCTGCTGGAAGCGAACGAGCCGGTCGTCCTGCGCGGCATTGCCTCGCACTGGCCGCTGGTCGCGGCGGGTCGGGCGGGTCCGGCGGCGACCATCGCCTATCTCAAGCAGTTCGACGGCGGGCGCCCCATCGTCGGCTATACCGGCGATCCGGCGATCGGCGGGCGCTTTTTCTACCGCGACGACGGGTCGGGGCTGAACTTCGACGCGGCGCGGGTCGGCTTGTCCGACTATCTCGACCGGATCGCCGCCCATCTCGACGATGCCGAACCGCCGGCCTTCTATATCGGGTCGACCGATCTCGACACCTATCTCCCCGGCCTGCGCCGCGACAACGATCTGGCCGTGCCGCCCCCGCCCCCCGGCCATGCCGCGCCGCTGGCGAGCATCTGGATCGGCAACCGCACCATCGCCGCGACCCATTACGACCTGTCGAACAACCTCGCCGTCTGCCTCGTCGGGCAACGCCGCTTCACCCTGTTCCCGCCCGATCAGGTCGCGAACCTCTATCCCGGCCCGCTGGAGCCGACGCCCGGCGGACAGGTGGTGAGCATGGTCGACCTGCGCACGCCCGACCTCGACCGCTACCCGCGCTTCGCCAAAGCGCTCGCCAATGCGCAGGTGGCCGAGCTCGAGCCGGGCGACGTCCTCTTCTACCCCGCCTTGTGGTGGCACAATGTCGAGGCGCTGGGACGCTTCAACGTCATGATAAACTATTGGTGGAACGACGCTCCCGCCTTCGCCGACAGCCCGATGACGACCTTGCTCCACGCGATGCTGTCCTTGCGGGAACGCCCGGCGGCCGAGCGGGCGGCGTGGGCTGCGATGTTCGACCATTACATCTGGAGCGGCGGCGACGATGCCCGCGACCACCTGCCCCCTGAAATGCAGGGCGACCTCGCCCCGCTCGACCCGACCGCCGCCCGACGGCTGCGCGCGAAACTGTTGCAAAGGCTGAACCGATGA